In a single window of the Silurus meridionalis isolate SWU-2019-XX chromosome 8, ASM1480568v1, whole genome shotgun sequence genome:
- the si:ch211-195o20.7 gene encoding cytospin-A isoform X2: protein MGNYPGKERHGSAGSTAAFQTPPMSPSSPVSSVFAQPLPSPTHPDHLPCQDRTPSPTKTLTFGRLSSDGIENQKRNARVSLKNAQDGPIIPCQQGQNSTPTSPVRVDLPFSGVAGEGGVEQVLLHECALSLGLCGSDETTHKLSDLLRCFLTEREQMKDELKRMKEKMETERNEWLQFQSDLQVALVVADRLRAEAEEELSALREERVGWEKQLTNSQQSQREVEDQVECLKVELEKSKQRHSQRTETPSQQGATEGCARSIMERRGDERNTAEEKRKEKETSENITKQPASPTSLVNGTSRTSLAPITNPVNNTNSTRERLNTDQQDNLINLYKDLSPNKTSKIKPQEDFSKLLRRHGGSKRNSLLRWSQNRTSGYKNIEITNFSSSWMDGLAFCAVYHSYLPSHIPYSTLRLENKKENLLLAFQTGESVGIAATLTADEMLKTEGPDWQRVLGYVESIYRHFEM, encoded by the exons ATGGGCAACTATCCGGGAAAAGAGCGGCATGGATctgcag GTTCAACTGCTGCGTTTCAGACACCTCCCATGTCTCCGTCTTCTCCTGTCTCTTCTGTATTTGCGCAGCCTCTTCCAAGCCCCACCCACCCTGACCATCTCCCCTGCCAGGACCGTACCCCCTCCCCTACGAAGACTCTGACATTTGGCCGTCTATCATCAGACGGGATTGAAAATCAAAAGAGAAATGCCCGTGTATCTCTCAAAAATGCCCAGGACGGTCCTATAATCCCCTGCCAACAGGGGCAGAATTCAACTCCCACCTCACCTGTACGGGTGGACCTGCCCTTTAGTGGGGTAGCTGGTGAGGGAGGGGTGGAGCAGGTGCTTCTGCATGAGTGTGCACTTTCATTAGGGCTCTGTGGGTCTGATGAGACGACACACAAACTGTCTG atctGTTGCGGTGCTTTCTGACTGAGAGAGAGCAAATGAAGGACGAACTGAagagaatgaaggaaaaaatggaG ACAGAGCGCAATGAGTGGCTGCAGTTCCAGTCTGACCTCCAAGTGGCTCTGGTGGTGGCCGATCGGCTGCGAGCCGAAGCTGAAGAAGAGCTGAGTGCGCTCCGAGAGGAACGTGTAGGCTGGGAGAAGCAGTTGACTAACTCCCAGCAAAGCCAGCGAGAGGTCGAAGATCAAGTAGAGTGCCTAAAAGTGGAGCTTGAGAAAAGCAAGCAAAGACACAGTCAAAGAACAGAGACTCCCAGCCAGCAGGGGGCAACAGAAGGGTGTGCAAGGAGCATCATGGAGAGGCGGGGGGATGAGCGAAATACAgcggaggaaaagagaaaagagaaagaaacttCAGAAAATATAAC AAAACAGCCAGCTTCCCCCACCAGCCTAGTAAATGGTACATCCCGGACTTCTTTAGCGCCGATCACAAACCCTGTGAACAAT ACCAATTCAACTAGAGAGAGGCTGAATACGGATCAGCAAGACAACTTGATCAATTTATATAAAG ACCTTTCTCCAAACAAAACGAGCAAGATAAA GCCTCAGGAGGACTTCAGTAAGCTGCTCAGGCGCCATGGAGGATCCAAACGCAACTCACTACTGCGCTGGAGTCAGAACCGTACCAGCGGATATAAG aaCATCGAGATCACAAACTTCAGCAGTAGCTGGATGGATGGCTTGGCTTTCTGTGCCGTGTACCATAGTTACCTCCCATCACACATACCCTACAGCACACTAAGGCTGGAGAAcaag AAAGAAAACCTCTTGCTGGCATTTCAGACGGGAGAGAGTGTGGGAATCGCCGCAACACTG ACCGCAGATGAGATGCTGAAGACCGAAGGCCCTGACTGGCAAAGGGTTCTGGGCTACGTGGAGAGCATATACCGCCATTTTGAGATGTGA
- the si:ch211-195o20.7 gene encoding cytospin-A isoform X3 — translation MGNYPGKERHGSAGSTAAFQTPPMSPSSPVSSVFAQPLPSPTHPDHLPCQDRTPSPTKTLTFGRLSSDGIENQKRNARVSLKNAQDGPIIPCQQGQNSTPTSPVRVDLPFSGVAGEGGVEQVLLHECALSLGLCGSDETTHKLSDLLRCFLTEREQMKDELKRMKEKMETERNEWLQFQSDLQVALVVADRLRAEAEEELSALREERVGWEKQLTNSQQSQREVEDQVECLKVELEKSKQRHSQRTETPSQQGATEGCARSIMERRGDERNTAEEKRKEKETSENITPQEDFSKLLRRHGGSKRNSLLRWSQNRTSGYKNIEITNFSSSWMDGLAFCAVYHSYLPSHIPYSTLRLENKKENLLLAFQTGESVGIAATLTADEMLKTEGPDWQRVLGYVESIYRHFEM, via the exons ATGGGCAACTATCCGGGAAAAGAGCGGCATGGATctgcag GTTCAACTGCTGCGTTTCAGACACCTCCCATGTCTCCGTCTTCTCCTGTCTCTTCTGTATTTGCGCAGCCTCTTCCAAGCCCCACCCACCCTGACCATCTCCCCTGCCAGGACCGTACCCCCTCCCCTACGAAGACTCTGACATTTGGCCGTCTATCATCAGACGGGATTGAAAATCAAAAGAGAAATGCCCGTGTATCTCTCAAAAATGCCCAGGACGGTCCTATAATCCCCTGCCAACAGGGGCAGAATTCAACTCCCACCTCACCTGTACGGGTGGACCTGCCCTTTAGTGGGGTAGCTGGTGAGGGAGGGGTGGAGCAGGTGCTTCTGCATGAGTGTGCACTTTCATTAGGGCTCTGTGGGTCTGATGAGACGACACACAAACTGTCTG atctGTTGCGGTGCTTTCTGACTGAGAGAGAGCAAATGAAGGACGAACTGAagagaatgaaggaaaaaatggaG ACAGAGCGCAATGAGTGGCTGCAGTTCCAGTCTGACCTCCAAGTGGCTCTGGTGGTGGCCGATCGGCTGCGAGCCGAAGCTGAAGAAGAGCTGAGTGCGCTCCGAGAGGAACGTGTAGGCTGGGAGAAGCAGTTGACTAACTCCCAGCAAAGCCAGCGAGAGGTCGAAGATCAAGTAGAGTGCCTAAAAGTGGAGCTTGAGAAAAGCAAGCAAAGACACAGTCAAAGAACAGAGACTCCCAGCCAGCAGGGGGCAACAGAAGGGTGTGCAAGGAGCATCATGGAGAGGCGGGGGGATGAGCGAAATACAgcggaggaaaagagaaaagagaaagaaacttCAGAAAATATAAC GCCTCAGGAGGACTTCAGTAAGCTGCTCAGGCGCCATGGAGGATCCAAACGCAACTCACTACTGCGCTGGAGTCAGAACCGTACCAGCGGATATAAG aaCATCGAGATCACAAACTTCAGCAGTAGCTGGATGGATGGCTTGGCTTTCTGTGCCGTGTACCATAGTTACCTCCCATCACACATACCCTACAGCACACTAAGGCTGGAGAAcaag AAAGAAAACCTCTTGCTGGCATTTCAGACGGGAGAGAGTGTGGGAATCGCCGCAACACTG ACCGCAGATGAGATGCTGAAGACCGAAGGCCCTGACTGGCAAAGGGTTCTGGGCTACGTGGAGAGCATATACCGCCATTTTGAGATGTGA
- the si:ch211-195o20.7 gene encoding cytospin-A isoform X1 produces the protein MGNYPGKERHGSAGSTAAFQTPPMSPSSPVSSVFAQPLPSPTHPDHLPCQDRTPSPTKTLTFGRLSSDGIENQKRNARVSLKNAQDGPIIPCQQGQNSTPTSPVRVDLPFSGVAGEGGVEQVLLHECALSLGLCGSDETTHKLSDLLRCFLTEREQMKDELKRMKEKMETERNEWLQFQSDLQVALVVADRLRAEAEEELSALREERVGWEKQLTNSQQSQREVEDQVECLKVELEKSKQRHSQRTETPSQQGATEGCARSIMERRGDERNTAEEKRKEKETSENITKQPASPTSLVNGTSRTSLAPITNPVNNTNSTRERLNTDQQDNLINLYKDKKEDNLSLRPSPVIDLSPNKTSKIKPQEDFSKLLRRHGGSKRNSLLRWSQNRTSGYKNIEITNFSSSWMDGLAFCAVYHSYLPSHIPYSTLRLENKKENLLLAFQTGESVGIAATLTADEMLKTEGPDWQRVLGYVESIYRHFEM, from the exons ATGGGCAACTATCCGGGAAAAGAGCGGCATGGATctgcag GTTCAACTGCTGCGTTTCAGACACCTCCCATGTCTCCGTCTTCTCCTGTCTCTTCTGTATTTGCGCAGCCTCTTCCAAGCCCCACCCACCCTGACCATCTCCCCTGCCAGGACCGTACCCCCTCCCCTACGAAGACTCTGACATTTGGCCGTCTATCATCAGACGGGATTGAAAATCAAAAGAGAAATGCCCGTGTATCTCTCAAAAATGCCCAGGACGGTCCTATAATCCCCTGCCAACAGGGGCAGAATTCAACTCCCACCTCACCTGTACGGGTGGACCTGCCCTTTAGTGGGGTAGCTGGTGAGGGAGGGGTGGAGCAGGTGCTTCTGCATGAGTGTGCACTTTCATTAGGGCTCTGTGGGTCTGATGAGACGACACACAAACTGTCTG atctGTTGCGGTGCTTTCTGACTGAGAGAGAGCAAATGAAGGACGAACTGAagagaatgaaggaaaaaatggaG ACAGAGCGCAATGAGTGGCTGCAGTTCCAGTCTGACCTCCAAGTGGCTCTGGTGGTGGCCGATCGGCTGCGAGCCGAAGCTGAAGAAGAGCTGAGTGCGCTCCGAGAGGAACGTGTAGGCTGGGAGAAGCAGTTGACTAACTCCCAGCAAAGCCAGCGAGAGGTCGAAGATCAAGTAGAGTGCCTAAAAGTGGAGCTTGAGAAAAGCAAGCAAAGACACAGTCAAAGAACAGAGACTCCCAGCCAGCAGGGGGCAACAGAAGGGTGTGCAAGGAGCATCATGGAGAGGCGGGGGGATGAGCGAAATACAgcggaggaaaagagaaaagagaaagaaacttCAGAAAATATAAC AAAACAGCCAGCTTCCCCCACCAGCCTAGTAAATGGTACATCCCGGACTTCTTTAGCGCCGATCACAAACCCTGTGAACAAT ACCAATTCAACTAGAGAGAGGCTGAATACGGATCAGCAAGACAACTTGATCAATTTATATAAAG ATAAAAAGGAGGACAATCTATCTTTACGCCCGTCTCCTGTTATAGACCTTTCTCCAAACAAAACGAGCAAGATAAA GCCTCAGGAGGACTTCAGTAAGCTGCTCAGGCGCCATGGAGGATCCAAACGCAACTCACTACTGCGCTGGAGTCAGAACCGTACCAGCGGATATAAG aaCATCGAGATCACAAACTTCAGCAGTAGCTGGATGGATGGCTTGGCTTTCTGTGCCGTGTACCATAGTTACCTCCCATCACACATACCCTACAGCACACTAAGGCTGGAGAAcaag AAAGAAAACCTCTTGCTGGCATTTCAGACGGGAGAGAGTGTGGGAATCGCCGCAACACTG ACCGCAGATGAGATGCTGAAGACCGAAGGCCCTGACTGGCAAAGGGTTCTGGGCTACGTGGAGAGCATATACCGCCATTTTGAGATGTGA